The sequence TTTTCTcacatattttatcaataattattcatcatattatttaaattattaaaaacatgttaaagttcttttcttattttgaattttttattttattattcatatataaatacaaatataaacaaCAAGAAACAGTTGAGTGAACAAAGCAAACTGCATACACAAAACATATTCAACTTTTACAAATCTTTTATAAACTTCTTAGTCTACCTATTTTTTTACATgataacaacaaaaaaatatttacaaacttCTTAGTCcatctaatttttttgaaataaatcaactccAAATCTTTATCGTAGTTTTATCAGAAAATATCATATGATATTTACAcccacaaataaaaatataaatatccatgtaaatttttttacatgTAATAGCATAAAATATATTCCCAAAAATGACCAACTGCaaacatagaataaaaaattgaaaaaatacaCAATGAAACTAATGGTTATAAAATTAAAgctcataaaatttatttacatcctacaaattatatttataggtaccaatattacaaaaaaaaaaaaaaaaaaaaaagaatcaatatTTTTTCACTCCACTAACTCATAAAGTTATGTATATCTAAAATGCTTCGTCATTACAATTCAATTAATTTAGAAGTTATTTTGTGAAACATGGCAATACTCTTTCTCCCTTTCTTAATTCATTAATAATCATGTAGCAAAAATTATTAACTAACGAAAACAATTCCAATGTGatttttttacctttctttTGCTAGACCTAATTAAGATTTTCCAAATAACTTCTTGATATAAGGGAATTAATGTCTGTCTATAAAatttcagataaaatttcaaaagaaatataACCAGATCATTATTAAACACATCAGAAAGTAACAAAGACAAAATTACAGCCCCTTTCTGATAACAAACAAAGCATTGTtagatatatgaatatatgattGTCGTTTATGAATCTTATCTCCATCACCAAACATTGAAATTAAAGGTTTCACTAATCATTATACACAATGAACAATGTACACAATCAAGAACACAAATAATATCATAGAAAAATATTACACCTTTAATGCACATCATTACCATTATCACAAACATACATTTCATCCAAGATGAAGTAATACAAAACAACTTAACAATCACAGTAATTATGTAACAAATGATATAACAAAGatatatcatttaaatttaaaatatgcagtctaaaaattaattaaaaacaaaaggtgAATTTCTTACCTTTTCATTCTAATATTCTTATCCAATATATacatggcttcttcttcttcttttttttttttttttttttttttaactatatcCATTTGATTTGATTACACtacaaaaaaatcaaacactGTTATCCATAATAGACAATTCATTAAaaacatagaataaaaaaaaacaaaaaaaacaaatcttaCGTAGTAATAtaccaacaaaataataaaacccattgaatttgtggattaaaacacaattaaatcaaaatcatctcTAAGAATATACCAAGGATAATAATTCTTggaaaccaatatttttttgtcaatCTATGATCTCCTATGTCCTTGGACTTTATTAATCGTCATAGCAAAGCACAATCTAAATAggaaattgttttcttttaaaatgaaaaacatcTTTGACATTTCCTATTGAAACAAATGATATTCTAGATAGAAAAACTCTCTTTCCTTTATATTCTCCAATATTTATTTCAGCATCTATAACATAATGATTAAATTTACAACATAAGTGTCCATGTGAAAATATAGGTTTTCTTAAATAAACACCAACATAAATCAACATTTGTCCTTGGACTTTATTGATCTTCATAGCAAAGCACAATCTACTaggaatttgttttcttttaaagtgaaaaacttctttgacattttttattgaaagaaatgatATTCTATGCAGAAAAACTCTTTCCTTTATATTCTCCAATAATTATTTCAGCAACCATAATATAATGATTAAATTTACAACATATCAGTCGTATTCCATTACAGAGTTTTTCTTATGGATTAATATTTCTTCTTAATACAACTGGGTAATTcactttcaattttaatttatgtgGAGGGAATCCATTTGgaatcaaagaaattaaaaatcctTATGAACATCATTTTCATCTTTATTTATAGATTCATCAAAACTATAATAAGTCACAACATCACCAACAAATGGATCTatcaaaacattatttatatcATCTACATAATGAATACTCAGTGTCAAAATTGCATTATTTGTTAGCAAATCTATATTCTGATCATGCATTTCTAATCTAGGAAACACACTATCAATCAAAACATTTAATCCAACTTTATCATCCACATCAGATATTACTATTGTTGATGGCAATTGTATATAATCATTCACAATACACTCCTCAATTACATCCCCGCTTCGCAACAATAAAAATGGATATTGTTGAGCTTGCATATTCCTTCTTAATTTTATTCTGATTAAATGTTTCCATAAATATGACTTGACCAAACTTGAATCTATAACATCTTACCTACTTGCTTTTGGAACAATGGGTAACATTTGTCGAAAATCACCACAAAAAATAACAACtttactataaaaaataaaaaataaaaaaaagatcacAATTGTTTATATTCAACAACATTTTATTCGATGATTTTATATTCTCTTTCCTCATCATAGAAACCTTATCCTAAATTATCAACCATGCATCCCTTAATAGTTGAGCTAATCCTTATTATTTACAGATGTTACAAATACATCTATTTTCTATAATAAGTAGAATCTTAAATCTAGAATGTGCTGTTCTACCACAGAGTAAAATAAAAGCAGCAACTTCTGAAGCAGTTGTAGCAATTGCAATTAAGCCCTTTGATCGAACAACAATCAAGACATTTCATATAAAGATGCTTCCTTTAAACATTTTTCAATATCACTATTTGTAACTAATAATTCATACAGTAATGCTGCATCACAATTAGAACAACATTGAACACCAGttacaaatttcaaatttaaaaagttgGTCCTCTAATATGATTTAGTAATAATCTCAAATAACATTATTTCCCATCTAAAGGACTAACTGTGACGAGTCTACTAACAACAGCAcaatatttcattcattttttcaCGATTTTGATTATGTATCCCAATGTAATTTGTTGGCATTTCTTTATTCAACTGCTTCTACTTTcttgacttattttatttatagcaAAAAACTCTATAAGCAATATTCTActgaaaaaattgttatttactataaattgtaaactatcaaaatttttaaaaattacattttaccTCTTTTCAAGATGCACTTGTAATGTTTGTAATGTCAATGACATTTGGGTACATtttattcaacaaaaacaatGAATTCTCCACATTGCTTCTGGTGGTAATATCCATTTAGCACATTGaaaaatttttcatttcatcAACATCTACAATATCCTTATTTGCACTAATATTCATTGCAATTTTATTATGATCTttgtacacatatttataaaGATATATGACTGTTTTAATCATAGAACATATTTCAATATTCAAATGGCAATCAATTTTGCAAGTAAATAGGGATTATAAAGAATAACCCAATGATTGTCAAGCACACAATTTCTAACGACAGCATAAATATCACTATATTTTCTCCTACATTGAATAACAATCTTTTTTCCATAATAGCATTCAACATAAAATGCTTAGGATATTGATTTTAACATTGACCATTCTTTTTCATACAAACATTCTTAGGCATCAAAATACCATATGATCCATGCATCACATGTTTAATCATAGCAACATATAAATGTGAATTCCAATTTTTATCAGGAATTTCAGCAcaaacaattttatcaaatacatcAAGAGAAACTAATTTTGTATGAGATTTCAAAATAATCATTATGTGTGCATATGCGGTAAAATTCCTTTTTGAAGTTCAATAACATACATAAAGTTTCTTTTTCAAACAACTCTTTTTTCAAAGCTTGAAATTTAGCTTTGAAAGCACGTGCAACCAAATTTGGTCTATTTTGCACATCTTcatgttttcttaatttttgcttaatttcaatttaatttgggttgCATGTCATTGTAATAAAAATGTTTGGCTTTCCATACACTTGAACTAATGTCATCGCATTTAGATATCTCCTATGCGTTTTTCTAAGATctcttataaaataaataggAAGTATTGTTTTGTTTCCAACATTGATACTTCTTTTTTCTCCAGTATTTATACTATCCATTATCCTTTGATACAATTTAGAATGAATCTTAAACTTTTTgcttcaaaaataatcaaacttgGAAGTTTCTAATTTAACATACATATCTACAACATATTGCTGCAAAAAATGACCTGTTTTGAAATCTTTGAATCACTTACTTCTCTAATCTATAACTTGTAGCAATAATACTCATGGCATGAAACCTATCTCTCTTTTTCCTCATACCcattattgaaaaaaagaagagcacaaatataacaaaatcaCATATTAATAAAGCATTCATATTAAGCAagaatacaaaattatttaatatgtacAACAAAATAACCACTTACCTTTAGCTTATTTATCAAGcatttttacaatataagccaTTTTGACTGGATCATGCCAACTGGTGTCTCATAAGTAAACATTAAGGGATATTGCAAAGCATCataacaatcaaaataatattcaaCCTTATGGCTATATCcataataactattaaaaataatttcacgACATCTATTATCAACATGTTCCATCTTTGGTCCATATGGCAACAACTTAAGATACAAAAGGAGCATTATAAACTCTTTGATCTAGACTTGTATCCGATTttatttaaatggaaaaatcatttaaattttctatatctatAAGACTATGAAAAAACTTAACATAAGAATTCACTTTTAATATATTGATTAACTTCTATAAAATATCTACATTCATTACATTAGTACAAAAAATGCGATTTTGTAATTCATgctcaatatcataaaaataaaattgtaagtaAGAGAGTTGTTTATCAAACTAAGgtattaattcataaatataatataatgataCATTTGACCTTGACCCGAAATGTATAAATTACATTATTTCTCTTACAAAGATTCTTATCATACTTAATACCAAACAATGAGCAAATGTATTATCGtatgtacatatgtatattctaaattattttCCTTGTTCATTATCATTGGTAAAAataccatacaattcatcaggTATTTTGCCATGGACAATAAATTTTTACCATCACCACAACAAAATCCTTTAGATTCATATCGCATTTTCTTAGCATTATAACATTTGCAAaatgtaggtttttttttttaatacattaattttataagctatattttctatttaatacaTTAATTTTATAAGCTATATTTTCTATGTAATTTGCCTCAttgttcctttttctcttttgagACACCTAATTAGTcgtaccttttttttattttcactaaTACTTTCATCGTTTCTAATATTAATTTCTTCAATACTAACTGTAATACTAATAGATGCGTACTCCATATTTtcgatatttatttgattatacgAAGAtcctaaatatataatatgatttttgCTATAATCATTGgcatctttctttttgtttttcaataatctcttattttttttctcttttgacatattgttgtttctttctttctttttcccctactaatcttgttctttttttttttttttctttcgacatATTAGCAAatcttccttcctttttttttttccttttttttttttttttactaatatcttcttttttctctttcaacaTATTAGcaaatctttctttctttcttttttttactaatttgttctttttacTCATTTAGACATATTGGCATCTCTTTCTTTCCGcatttttttaacttctttttttttttttttcctttgacatAATATCATTGCTTGGTCTACATCTTTTACTgttatattcctttttatattttgataaatcatcaattgttttttttatttttatttttatttttccatctaCAAAGAAGAGCAAACAAatacagaaataaaaaatatatatatactatcttTTTCAAAGAAGTCAAAATTACTTCCATGTATATTGAATAATTCTATAATTTACAGCAAAAGAGAAAATGATAGTTTAACTAAATGCATGAACATAATAAAGGGAGAAataacaaatacaaatacaacattacatataacaaaactatataaatgtatacattaaaaaacaaaagaatatttAATAATACCTTTCAATTTCGAAGCGGTAAGCTTTTTCAAATAACAAAACCAAAACAACTGCTAAATGTACaaagaaattataataaaactgaCAAAACATAAATACGAAAGATCtcgtatatattaaaaaatgtcatatctatttctttgttttaatttatgaaattaattaattcaaaactatTATATTCCagcatcaaaaaaaaaaaaaaaaaaaaaaaaaacaaacctaTGTAAATAGAAAACAACAATTACAATATTCGAACACATGTAACTTAATATAACATTCTACCAGctgttcaaatttttaaattttacattaaaaccaaaaaagaaaaatcatatacACAATAAACATGAAATTTGTGTCCCACCTTAACCCCATACTCCAttcctataattttttttctaaataaaaaaccaaatataaaatcaaaaccaatatgcattttttttatcctCATTTTGCATAATTCTTTTAAGAATATCTAAAGACCTAAAAGTTCAAATAGCTAAAAGTATCAGTTACTTAATGCAAGTAATTAGCAAACTAAAttagaaacaatatatatatatatatatatatgaaaccaataaaaagaaaactgtaaatataaattgacaataccaataatttttttatcatgcatagatttttaattttttaatttttttttcttttttggtttattcTTATTTCCCAATAACAAATCTCTTTATGTTCATTGATTCCATTTCATATTATCAAACCCTTTAAAATAGTTAATCCATTATTTAGACCAATTAACAAATTAGTGGGAGGGTGGAAGGGACCCCTATGAGACtcattatgattatatatatatatataaatttgttcaAATTTATTCTTTCCGTtactataaacaaataaaacttaTAAAGGTCCATTTCAAGTCTACTGTTCTTAGTCTACTGCTCTTTGGCTTTTGTTTTGGGTTGCTTTTGGCTTAAGACTCctagaatattaataaaatattgcatTTAATAGATAGCCTTTGGGGGATGGCTCTCACAAATTAGTCAAAGAAATACTAAAATTATtcatattgatttaaaataataataataagtaaaagcCGAAGATATTATCCATTTTGGTGAGTAAGAAAAGACAGACGCCTAACTTAGGCAGAGAGGCTACGACTTGGACACCAAGAAAtcattataaaatatcatctgCTAACGTGGTGAGATTTTGAGAGAGATACGTGGCAGCCTTCTAAAATGGGTCATAGGATTTATAGCTCTAAAAAGCTGTAGGGAAGACTTCAGCAGATCATAGTAGGTCGCCTCTACTATGTCAAAACCAATCCAGCTATCTTAAAAGTCTTCCCTACATTCCTCACCAAACAATGCTCCAAGATGTAAGATCTACCTTATGATCTATTTGGAactttagaaaacaaaatagagAATTTCATTTAGacccttttaattttatttaatttttatctcaGTTACAATTACATCAATGCTTATTCAAAATCTTATTCAAAATCCATCTGTTAATTTCAACAACAgttaaaaatttgtaaaatataattatagtaaAACTAAAATCTCTTTATATCATTAAacatataagtatgagaatccACAGAATTGCAAGCAGCTCTGTAGCAGACATGTAAACGGCAGAAAGCATTGCAGTGTGTATGTTCTGTAATAACCAGCCAGACCAGGATTATTTTTTCATCTCTTGTAATACTTATATGCAGTTTCCCATccaaaaaaagatttaattggTTAAGCGGCTAAGCTTTTCGACGCAATTTCGAAGACATTCTCTGACAATCCGTTGGTAGACAAGATTTTCTCCAGTTGTACCTGCAAAACAGCGTGTACCGTTTTAAGAGCACTGTCATTGTTTGGATGCTACAAATTATAACGCCACTGTCCCATGTAAACTTGTGTCCCTATTGCGTGTTTCTTAAGTTATAACAATATATTGTCATATATTTAGATTTCTCAAACATAACATCATGTAAAATGTGTCAGCGGTAACATTTCATTACCTTGGCAAGATTCTGCCGGTTTTTATCATATCGCCTCCACCTTGAGAAGGCTGACACCATCCTTGATGCAGTCTGTAATCAGTAGAAGAAACATCGTAAGGGCAATACAACTACAGAAACACAAACAATTATAAGAACACAAAAGGTTCAAGACAGATCTTCCTTAATATGACCTGAGGATTTAGTTTGTCTAGTTGCAGCACAATTTCTCCGAGGAACTCATAGCCCGACCCATCCTTTGCATGGAAATTCACACGAGAGCCACAGAAACCTCCAATGAGTGAGTACACCTTGTTTGGATTGCGCAAGTCAAATGCTGGATGGTTTAAGAGCTTCCGAACATTCTCAATATTTCCAGGTATGTCGGACATGGCTTGAAGTGCAAACCACTTATTCACAACCTGAAGAAATATTTAACAGAAAATGATCTTACtctatttctttctcttttttttgttttttttttttgggggggggggggggggtggtgggGGGAAAAAGGGGTTCCCCAAAGAAATCAGAGATTACAACTACAATTACAAGCTCAGAAATAATTTTGACCTCATAAACATTGGATTAAGAGGACATACTGATCAAGTATATGAGATTGGATTAAGAGGACATAACTGAAGGTCTGCCATAGGATAATTGACTATGACTAACAAGATCTCTCTTTGCTGATCAATAAACAGCAACTATCAGGGAGCACCAATAGTTAAATGTGGCCTCATAATTAATATAGGAAATGACtcaaattagattttttgtttttttgttccaTAAATTTGATTATGACCATAAGCTATAATAGAATTTTATAGTGGGGTCATCTATAATAGAATATGCAATCATTTTTGTTAAAGAATAACAAGAATTTAATAACTACAAGTGTCCAAGATcagcaaatataattaatcctaATTAAACTCATCAGCAAGAGTTTCCAATTCTGAGGACGGATCTCATCCAAGACCCACCATACTTCCCTTTGCATAAGATATGAAAGAAAAGAGATTGTTGTTTAAACAAATCAGcgccaagaaaaacaaaattttctaacaattttatAGCAATTGAATCGCAGGTTTACCAAAAAGTCATGCTGCCACTTGTTGTAAAAATCAGCCAGAACATCGTCACGTGTTTTACCAGGGTTCTGGGCTATGGCCGCCAAAGCTGCAAATTGCTCTGTCATATTTGTGGAAGCCCTATACTCATGCAGTGCAAGCTCAGTGAATTCTGGTTCGTCAAGGGATGCCAGGTATGCTATAAAAGAAAGACGATAAACATAATCAGTTAATGAAAAGCTCATAGAACTGCTCTCACTTGCTTAAGATTTAAAACAACACAACTGACCAAGAGCAATATTCTTAAGAGCACGCCTAGCCATTTGAGGATGATCAAACACATATTCTTCGGAGCATCTATTGTTTACAACCTGTGAAACAGATAAAGAGCAAGTTCATTTGCCAATAGATAAGATAGAAACTTAAGAATGGATTGGCAAATTAGTTTTCTCTATTTCATTTATTGTTCCCAGGAGGGAGACGGTGCAGCAGCAGGAAACATTAAGAAGATGCATACAGTGCTGATAAGCTCTTCTTTCAGTTCCTGTGCAAGTTGCTTCCTGATAAAAGTACGAACAGCATGCACAGCATCTGGATCTGCAACTTCCATCATGTCCATTATTTCACCTTCACCAGGCAGAGTTATTGCCTTAGCAATGAATTCCTGTTCCAAGGAAATAAAAAGTTGAATTATACTAATTCTTCTAACCCTACAAAAAGATATAAGAGAAGCCCCATCATACCTTGTCCAAGCTTGAATCACTGAGTATGCTTTTTAGGCCAAGCACAAACTTTGGGTTCAGTACCAACTGCTTGTTTTGCTGAATATCAGCAACCAAGCTGAGCATCAGCTTACGCGCCAACACTTGTCCTGCCTCCCAACTAAAACGCAAGAACAAAccagtaaataaattaaaaccagaTGCTCAACTATCCTATAAGAATTTCTGTTACTTTAGAAAATACAAACCGATTGAACTCATCCGAATCATGAGCAAGGAGGAAAAACAGATCACTATCCGATAGGTCAGTTTCAAGACGAACTGGAGCACTGTAGCCACGCAATATAGAAGGGATAGGCTGCTCTGGAATGTCAGAGAACACAAATTCTTCATCTTTCTGTTGAGTAACGAGAAGAACACTCCTTGTTAACAGAGGGGTAAATAACCAACAGCTTGATCATTTCTTGTTACAAGAATTTTTCATGCATTTGGAACCTCCAATTCACATCAAACTTTGTGAAATATTAGCAAGCACAGCATTACTAGTACGTGTGACATCAATATATGACAGCTAAATCCATATCAAACACAAACACAACATCTCATAAAACCCTTTTCACCATCCCCAGTACAACTCATATCCCAACCATAAATCCATACCAAACACAAGAAGATAAAAGATTACATACAAAGCAAGCAATCACATGCAAGCTCTGTGCTGACCTTGGTTACTGGAAGAACTGCTGTGTAAACTGGCTTATTATTGATTGCAATAGACTGCAATATCCCTCCATGATACACGGAGGATAAAGGCATGTCTTTGCCAGTTGAGTCCAGCAAACCTAATGCCACAGGAATGAACATGGGTTCTTTAACCGACTGCCCAGGAGTTGGGGGTACATCTTGACTGAAAATATCCCAATTGTGCACAAGTAGTTAACAACGTCACCAGgaataaaaatgaaacagaaaaataaaataaaatacaacaagagtTTTCCAGGATTTATACCTAAACTTCAATGAGAAAGTATGAGCCTCAGGGTTGTAAGATGTCGTAACTTTCAAAATAGGGGTCCCAGCTTGGGAGTACCTACCATATAGTTACATATGAAAATGTCAAAAATTTAAACCCAGAAACTATGAGTGGAGAAACTCCAAACAAATGATGACAAATACAAACCAAGTTAAAAAATTAGCAAAATCTGCGTCATTGGCATCACGCATGGCAGCAAAGAAATCTTCACAGGTTACCGCTTGACCATCATGTCTCTTAAAATAGAGATCCATTCCCTGAAATTGGGAGGAAAGGTGTCAACTAACTTCAAATTGGGTAGCAACTTCTCCTTATGAACTcacattttttcaaaataagcaTTTGTTTGAGGCTCAAACAGTTTCGCAGTCTTACTTTTCTAAAACCTTGACTCCCAAGTAAAGTTTTGTACATCCTCACAACTTCAGCACCCTGTCAAGATggacccgaaaaaaaaaaaaaaaagcattcacCCATTCAATAACAATTTGTTTATGAGCACAAAccatcagagagagagagagagagagagagattttagTTGCACAGAAAATTGAACCTTTTCATACACCTGACaggagaaaattaaaaagaaaaaattacggTTAGATATATCGAGGATGAaggtcaaaaaataaatatacaagatGCAAAGTTTAACAACTAAATCATACCGTCACTGCAAGTTCAAGTTGATGATGCCCCACAATCAGAATCATATTAGAAAATAGTTGTAGAAAATAGTTGAAGAAAACCAAATAGCAGAATGTTAAAACCATGTAGCAAATTCCAACACAGAAAAAGCCTTGCAAAAAACTATTACTCCAATCAAATCATGTAAATTATGTAGGCAGGAAACTCACCTGTGTAGAAGTTATCCATCTGTCAAGATAGGCATAAACATAGTCAATATGACTGACAAACAAATATAGCACaggcataaaatttatatagctttagaaaaataaactgtgaaataaagaaaagatagcTGACCTTGATGTATGAATGTGGCCTTACAGGATGAGCCATGGGACCAGCATCCTAATAaaccagaaaaaataaattaacattttaaaatgacatTTATACCAAACAGTGATAGATTTTGAACAtgatatagaaagaaaaaaggtattAATAATAAACCTGTGGAAACTGATAGTTCCTAAGCTTTGACACATCAGCAATCCGCTTAACAGCCCGGCTCCCCATGTCAGATGAAAATTCCTAAGAACAATGAAATTACAAAAGTCATAAGAGACAAGGATATTTAGCATGTTAACAGATCAACCTaagaataaattttcattaagtTATATTTGCCACCATGTAGAAGAAGTTTAGTAAAAGCTAAACCTGATCACGAAAGACGGTTAGACCTTCCTTCAGACTTAGCTGGAACCAATCACGACATGTCACTCTGCAAATTGTTTAGTCAAACACTTAATGAAAGTCGAACATACCCTTGTGATGAAAGTAATTGATAACAAGTAACATGTTAATAATACACCCACATAAGTATATGGGCAGCAAATTTTGAATGATAAACTTGCATATACTATGTGAAGCaataaaatagaagaaagaAACAATTATTCTATTTTCTAAGAAAAAATGCAACTAAGACACAAAGGAAGGATATTGTATAAAAGAAAGATGCGTTAAGCAAATGAGCTAACCTGTTGCCAGTCCAGTTGTGGAAATACTGCAAGAAATGAAACATAACcatcaaaaataaatcaatcaaaaacAAGAACGAGGAAGGGTATGACTCCATAGTCAATGGGACAAATATGTCAATAACACTTGTCCAAGAAGGAAATAAGTCAATAACAAACCTCATGGCCAACAACTCCCAAGATTGCAGCATAATCTGCATCTGAAGCAGTTTCTGGTGATGCTAATACAAGGTTTGAATTGAATATCTGTGTAGAACCATTCAGCACAACTATGACCAACTAGATCAAATGTTAGAAATCAATATATACAAACTCCAAACTGTGCAGAGGACATACATTTAAACTCTTGTTCTCCATAGCTCCCCTAATAATTAACAAAGCAAAACATTATTATGATTAGAGCAAGggaataacaaaaacaaaaactgagCCAGATATCACTAGGACAATCCTAGCAGATGAGTAATTaacacaaagaaaaataaaataaagtaaaatgggaatattttcttttttgcttgttAAGTGAAAGTTTTCTAAGACTTGAACTCAGAACCCCTTCATCTGTGAGGTGATGTATCTTCCATCACAATATTGCCTAAGACACCAATAAAATAGGACTTACATGTTGAAATC comes from Ziziphus jujuba cultivar Dongzao chromosome 6, ASM3175591v1 and encodes:
- the LOC107429861 gene encoding puromycin-sensitive aminopeptidase is translated as MARLVLPCKGSSVARTSLLSLISSAPLQSTCCVSILNNSAKGICKYKRFFTSEVECRKNFKFIYPSFSKANHLSRRLICSVATETLSKQVESKMDTPKEIFLKDYKMPDYYFDTVDLKFYLGEEKTFVSSKITVFPRVEGSSSPLVLDGHDVKLLTIRVNGKELKENDYRVDSRHLTLHSPPGGTFTLEIATEIYPQKNTSLEGLYKSSGNFCTQCEAEGFRKITFYQDRPDIMAKYTCYIEADKSLYPVLLSNGNLVEQGDLEGGKHFAIWEDPFKKPCYLFALVAGQLESRDGSFVTRSGQKVALRIWTPSQDVPKTAHAMYSLKAAMKWDEDVFGLEYDLGLYNIVAVPDFNMGAMENKSLNIFNSNLVLASPETASDADYAAILGVVGHEYFHNWTGNRVTCRDWFQLSLKEGLTVFRDQEFSSDMGSRAVKRIADVSKLRNYQFPQDAGPMAHPVRPHSYIKMDNFYTVTVYEKGAEVVRMYKTLLGSQGFRKGMDLYFKRHDGQAVTCEDFFAAMRDANDADFANFLTWYSQAGTPILKVTTSYNPEAHTFSLKFSQDVPPTPGQSVKEPMFIPVALGLLDSTGKDMPLSSVYHGGILQSIAINNKPVYTAVLPVTKKDEEFVFSDIPEQPIPSILRGYSAPVRLETDLSDSDLFFLLAHDSDEFNRWEAGQVLARKLMLSLVADIQQNKQLVLNPKFVLGLKSILSDSSLDKEFIAKAITLPGEGEIMDMMEVADPDAVHAVRTFIRKQLAQELKEELISTVVNNRCSEEYVFDHPQMARRALKNIALAYLASLDEPEFTELALHEYRASTNMTEQFAALAAIAQNPGKTRDDVLADFYNKWQHDFLVVNKWFALQAMSDIPGNIENVRKLLNHPAFDLRNPNKVYSLIGGFCGSRVNFHAKDGSGYEFLGEIVLQLDKLNPQTASRMVSAFSRWRRYDKNRQNLAKVQLEKILSTNGLSENVFEIASKSLAA